DNA from Amorphoplanes friuliensis DSM 7358:
TTGCGGCACGCGACCGGCTGGCGCCCACCCGGGTCGGCTCACGCGGCAACATCCAGGAGTGGCTCGCCGACTGGGTGGAGACCGAGCGCAACCACCGGCACGTCTCCCACCTGTACGGCCTGCACCCGAGCAACCAGATCACCCGGCGGACGACACCCCAGCTGTACCAGGCCGCGCGCCAGACCCTGGAACTGCGCGGCGACGACGGCACCGGCTGGTCACTGGCCTGGAAAATCAACTTCTGGGCCCGCCTGGAGGACGGTGCCCGCGCCCACAAACTCCTGCGCGACCTGGTACGCACCGACCGCCTCGCACCCAACATGTTCGACCTGCACCCCCCGTTCCAGATCGACGGCAACTTCGGCGCCACCTCCGGAATCGCCGAAATGCTGCTGCACAGCCACAACGGCGAACTGCACGTGCTGCCCGCACTACCGCCGGCCTGGCCCGCCGGCAGCTTCACCGGTCTGCGCGGCCGCGGCGGGCACACGGTCGGCGCCGCCTGGAGTGCCACCCGCACCGACCTCACCATCACACCCGACCGCACCGGCACGATCCGGGTCCGCAACCGCATCTTCACCGGCACCTTCGACCTGCGCGACGAAACGAGCAGCGTCGCGGTGCAGCCGACCCGGCTGGAGACCGACCTCGTCCAGTTCACCGGCCAGGCCGGCCACATCTACCGGGCATCGGCCGCACAGGCGGGGCCGGTGGTGACCGGCGTGTACTACCGGCTGGTCGCCCAGCACAGCGGAAAGGCCGCGGACATCAACGGCACGTCGACCACCGCCGGCGCACAGCTGATCCAGTGGCAGACCAGCGGCGCCCTCAACCAGCAGTTCGACTTCCTGCCTTCGGACGGCGGCTACCACCGGATCCGGGCCCGTCACAGCGGCCTGGTCCTGCAGGTCGCCGGCACCACCACCGGCGCGGACATCACCCAGCAGCCGGACGCCGACACCACCAGCCAGCAGTGGCGGGTCGAGGACCAGGGCGGCGGAGTGGTCAGGCTCCTCAACCGCCAGAGCGGGCTGGCCATGGACGTCTGGCAGGCCGCCACCACCGACGGCGCCCGCATCTCACAGTGGACTCCGGGCACCGGCCCCAACCAACGCTTCCAACTCCAGCGCGTCGACTGAGCCTCATGATGTCCCTGAACGCTCAATTCCGGGGACCCATGACTGCTTCATCGAACCGGCCCGGTCGATCTCGTCGAGAGCGGCCGGGCCGAGGCTCGACAGGTCCGGGATGGCCGCTACCTGGCGCCGGAGGTCATGCTCAGCGCGGGGTGGTCCATCAGCAACAGGGCGAGGCCCTCAGGGTCCTCGCGGTGAGCGTCGTGGCCCGTTTCCAGGGACTCGTGGGTGAAGGTGCCGGACTCGCAGGCCAGCTCGTTCAGCCGGGCCTGCATGCCGTCCCGTCCGGCTCGCCACGCGGACGCCGACGGCTCGTCGAACAGCAGCGCGAACTCGGCGGTCAACGAGCCGCTCACGACCAGCATCGGGCAGCGGCGCCGGCGGTAGACAGCAGGCAGGTCGAGGGCATCGACTTCCTCCATCATCTGGATCAGTGCCGGCGACATGCCTTTCGACATGCCGTCCAGGTCGGTGCGCAACCGCCGCAGCGCAACTTCAGCGTCCTCACCGGTGAGCCCGAGCAGCTGGTCGGTGCGGGTGGGATTGCCGTGCCCGTCCACGTTGATCGCGAGCGGACAGTCGCTGTGGCGAGTGGCCCAGACCGCGGCCACCATGCCGCCCAGGGAATGCCCGGCGACCACCGGCGTCCGCAGCCCGAGCTCAG
Protein-coding regions in this window:
- a CDS encoding alpha/beta fold hydrolase, with amino-acid sequence MGDLPLAVNDYGGSGTDVLLMHGGGRTHHDWDEFAGLLRDGGFRPVAMDLRGHGESGPGRWSWDAAVADAEAVVAELGLRTPVVAGHSLGGMVAAVWATRHSDCPLAINVDGHGNPTRTDQLLGLTGEDAEVALRRLRTDLDGMSKGMSPALIQMMEEVDALDLPAVYRRRRCPMLVVSGSLTAEFALLFDEPSASAWRAGRDGMQARLNELACESGTFTHESLETGHDAHREDPEGLALLLMDHPALSMTSGAR